One stretch of Paenibacillus sp. AN1007 DNA includes these proteins:
- a CDS encoding GNAT family N-acetyltransferase has product MQTIETNRLILRNFTASDAAGLLEYTANPRVNCFMDHQMSTLEEAAAEVEKRSKDDSHIAVCLKDSSEIIGELFGMTEGHDPDSDSDSDSNSNPDSKSDSDTYSIGWNFNGRFEGKGYASESARAFMEHLFMEQGIRRIYAYVEDDNFRSQKLCEKLGMRREGLFLEFISFVKNEDGTPKYENTYQYAILKKEWLAQQAHAK; this is encoded by the coding sequence ATGCAAACGATCGAAACTAATCGATTGATTTTACGTAATTTTACCGCATCGGACGCTGCCGGATTGCTCGAGTATACTGCGAATCCACGAGTGAACTGCTTTATGGATCATCAGATGTCGACACTTGAGGAAGCAGCCGCAGAGGTAGAGAAACGAAGCAAGGATGACTCCCATATCGCCGTCTGCCTGAAAGACAGCAGCGAAATCATTGGAGAGCTGTTCGGTATGACAGAAGGCCATGATCCAGATTCGGATTCCGATTCGGATTCCAATTCGAATCCAGACTCAAAATCAGATTCAGATACGTATAGTATCGGCTGGAATTTTAACGGAAGGTTCGAGGGAAAAGGATATGCCAGTGAGAGTGCTCGTGCTTTCATGGAACACCTCTTTATGGAACAGGGAATTCGGCGAATATACGCTTATGTAGAAGACGATAACTTCCGGTCTCAGAAGCTGTGTGAGAAATTAGGCATGCGCCGGGAAGGACTATTTCTGGAATTTATTTCTTTCGTCAAAAATGAGGACGGCACGCCGAAATACGAGAACACGTATCAATATGCGATATTGAAAAAAGAATGGCTGGCGCAGCAGGCTCATGCGAAATAG
- a CDS encoding response regulator transcription factor: protein MNNNKQILIADDNSEIREIVKILLESENYEVIEAVDGQDAIDKVTEETDLIILDMMMPNKSGLKACLEIREKTSAPILFLTAKTQDSDKQLAFSSGSDDFLSKPFSYTELVARVKALLRRYYVYRGKEKVEESEHIVVKDLTIHQDSKSVFIGDKEISLTDIEYQILMLLASKRRKVFSAENIYESVWQQPYFYTCNNTVMVHIRNLRNKLEDDPQQPKYVKTVWGKGYKIE from the coding sequence ATGAATAACAACAAGCAGATTTTGATCGCAGATGATAATAGTGAAATTCGTGAAATCGTGAAGATTTTGCTCGAAAGTGAGAATTACGAGGTCATTGAAGCTGTAGACGGCCAAGATGCGATTGATAAAGTAACGGAGGAGACCGATCTTATCATTCTGGATATGATGATGCCTAACAAGTCGGGACTCAAGGCGTGTCTGGAGATTCGCGAAAAAACAAGTGCACCGATCCTGTTCCTTACTGCCAAAACACAGGATTCGGATAAACAATTAGCATTCTCGTCCGGGAGCGATGATTTTCTGTCCAAACCCTTCTCGTATACCGAGCTTGTAGCAAGAGTCAAAGCACTGCTTCGCAGATATTATGTGTATCGGGGTAAGGAGAAGGTCGAAGAGTCCGAGCATATTGTGGTGAAGGATCTGACGATTCATCAGGATTCCAAATCTGTCTTTATCGGCGATAAGGAAATCTCGCTGACGGACATTGAATATCAAATTTTGATGCTGCTGGCATCGAAACGCAGAAAGGTGTTTTCAGCCGAAAATATCTATGAGAGCGTGTGGCAGCAGCCTTATTTTTATACATGCAATAACACGGTGATGGTTCACATTCGTAATCTGAGAAACAAGCTGGAGGATGACCCGCAGCAGCCTAAATATGTGAAGACGGTTTGGGGGAAGGGGTACAAAATTGAATAA
- a CDS encoding HAMP domain-containing sensor histidine kinase, which produces MNKLLIGKKLKLKLVLAIILSLIAAVGIFIVLQVVGETALDSYLNKSTFIENRQRDALERFQTMVSSEHLSAQDQDRLTEWIRGERYLELFMFEQDKLIYASNTEVNSAINEELLAQLLPSRTPITAVQFADKTVQIYLVGFYEYQYYNLLLVLTVFAALIAFIIIFLLIVNRKVSYIGKLEREIKILEGGNLDYRITVSGKDELSSLAWSIDEMRKSFVERLGSEERVRTANRELITAISHDLRTPLTILLGYMDIIELGKYKTQEDLHQYIHNSREKAYQIKILSDKLFEYFTVSSASEEEEVEFEIYDGRELIDQLLDEQLAVMEEFDVHIQPKHAEQPFLLEMNLVAIRRVFDNIFSNIKKYADRSHPVDIELCIRQQILIMTARNQIRPVDKTKDSSEIGLVSCQKIIDQHNGTLKVSRQADTFTLQIELPVIFNKEDRKSYWDQGNEEFRQK; this is translated from the coding sequence TTGAATAAACTGCTCATCGGAAAGAAACTGAAGCTCAAGCTGGTGCTTGCGATTATTCTCTCCCTGATCGCTGCCGTTGGTATATTCATCGTGTTACAGGTGGTTGGCGAGACAGCGCTCGACAGTTATTTAAACAAGTCGACTTTTATAGAAAACAGGCAGCGGGATGCGCTCGAACGATTTCAAACGATGGTAAGCAGCGAGCATTTGTCCGCTCAGGATCAAGATAGGCTGACGGAATGGATTCGTGGGGAACGGTATTTGGAGCTGTTTATGTTTGAACAGGATAAGTTGATTTATGCTTCCAACACCGAGGTGAATTCTGCCATTAATGAAGAGCTGTTAGCTCAGTTATTACCGTCCAGAACACCAATAACGGCGGTCCAGTTTGCGGATAAGACGGTACAGATTTATTTGGTTGGTTTCTACGAATATCAATACTATAACCTGCTGCTGGTCTTGACTGTGTTCGCTGCTTTGATTGCGTTTATTATTATTTTCCTGCTGATCGTTAATCGGAAAGTATCGTATATTGGCAAGCTGGAACGCGAGATTAAAATACTGGAAGGTGGCAATCTGGATTATCGAATCACGGTATCCGGCAAAGATGAGTTGTCATCGCTGGCATGGAGTATTGATGAGATGCGGAAATCTTTTGTGGAGCGACTTGGCAGTGAGGAAAGGGTGAGAACTGCGAATCGGGAGTTGATTACGGCAATATCTCATGATTTGCGCACACCGCTCACGATTCTGCTTGGATACATGGACATTATTGAACTGGGCAAATACAAGACACAAGAGGATTTGCACCAGTATATTCACAATAGTCGGGAGAAGGCTTATCAGATCAAAATTTTATCGGACAAGCTGTTCGAGTACTTCACCGTATCCTCTGCGTCAGAGGAGGAGGAAGTAGAATTTGAGATCTATGATGGGCGGGAGTTGATCGATCAACTCTTGGATGAGCAGCTCGCCGTAATGGAAGAGTTCGATGTTCACATCCAACCCAAACATGCGGAGCAGCCTTTTTTGCTGGAGATGAATCTCGTAGCTATTCGCCGGGTGTTTGATAATATTTTCTCCAATATAAAGAAATATGCGGATCGTTCTCATCCAGTTGATATCGAGTTATGCATCAGACAGCAAATCTTAATCATGACAGCTCGGAACCAGATTAGACCTGTCGATAAAACGAAGGATAGCAGCGAGATTGGACTGGTCAGCTGTCAGAAAATAATAGACCAGCATAACGGAACATTGAAGGTATCTCGGCAAGCGGACACCTTTACCTTACAGATCGAACTGCCCGTTATTTTCAATAAAGAAGATCGGAAGTCGTATTGGGACCAGGGAAACGAGGAATTTAGGCAGAAATAA
- a CDS encoding TVP38/TMEM64 family protein: MPQTSKRIVMKVLLGLIAVLSTGLLIYYAPAIIKIMSSMDNFRAYIHSTGHWGPIMFILFQILQIVVAPIPGEVVQIAGGYIYGSIIGSFYTTVGLIIGSAIAFYFTRFIGRDFISRLLQKQNVKWMSFMHDERKFTAFLFIFFLIPGLPKDMLVFVAALTSISSLRFFTILLVGRLPWIIASAAVGSNLHMQQYTIAIVISVIAVVGFIFGYIYKDKLMNLFSKADKTNKIDEIIEIHETIGTKEVSTPIKAKAAPAIVKPRDLAPKKG; this comes from the coding sequence ATGCCGCAAACTTCAAAACGTATCGTGATGAAAGTACTGCTTGGTCTGATCGCTGTCTTGTCCACGGGTCTACTGATCTATTACGCACCAGCTATTATTAAAATCATGTCGTCAATGGACAATTTCAGAGCCTATATTCATTCAACGGGACACTGGGGCCCGATCATGTTTATTTTATTTCAAATTCTACAGATTGTCGTTGCACCTATTCCCGGAGAGGTCGTACAGATTGCCGGGGGGTATATCTACGGTTCTATAATCGGTTCCTTTTATACAACGGTCGGTCTGATCATAGGATCAGCGATTGCCTTCTATTTCACCCGTTTTATCGGTCGTGATTTTATATCGCGCCTGCTGCAGAAGCAAAATGTGAAATGGATGTCGTTCATGCATGATGAGCGGAAATTTACCGCTTTTCTGTTTATCTTTTTCCTTATCCCTGGTCTGCCCAAAGACATGCTTGTATTTGTCGCTGCGCTAACATCGATCAGTTCGTTACGCTTCTTCACCATCCTGTTGGTTGGTCGTCTGCCCTGGATTATCGCATCAGCCGCGGTAGGTTCCAATTTGCATATGCAGCAGTACACGATCGCCATCGTCATTTCGGTTATCGCTGTAGTTGGATTTATATTCGGATATATCTATAAGGACAAATTAATGAATCTATTTTCCAAAGCAGATAAAACGAATAAGATAGATGAGATTATTGAAATTCATGAGACAATCGGGACAAAGGAAGTCAGCACGCCGATCAAAGCCAAAGCCGCACCGGCTATAGTTAAGCCGAGAGACTTGGCGCCCAAAAAAGGATAA
- a CDS encoding HEAT repeat domain-containing protein, producing MKNNHTPLSKQLVLQQLDSLGYSNRMKEIARLGRNHPAPENYAALLIELLDGGTAYEAHLALTGAGAVQNAQVVIHALKHPKAGVRGRAAGMLADVVTDPGYAIESEIVSMSYHCRHLLLRSIVKYNRQNWAERLLPIVLQRWGAKEAVLLLYICGEETVRAQLPKLGYAIRNWRIITTRYPDLVSAYLKDALNKTADSGKSSVWYMMSTAVEKLGVFRPSALLDFALQYGPEELIHPVIKDQLGILIQTSPERVFELLTREKTRAYLLNHGIPAGVLKKRRYFTSAQWTALVTMLAEAPYQVAKVLDTLAPSIREALFDAAYPEQERKTRMFPTALLDVLPHQLRDKEAARMLMLREIREDRGRTLEMTARRLIAEARKTLEQSVQVSNADERALAYSRLIQSTALSRRGMEETLHFLTRVKNDQDPVRFTVMSELSNCPVPMFQEEHIDHLTILLDSVIDARDTSYGTRTAAEKLAFAILREHAQDPECRLFQFALQTLKRMAMRDGQFMLFARDWDSLPQTALETLFDEIYALGIEANKRESDYVVLRMADAFGKAIDRLPKLHELLEELVQGKKSAAQAVRYWLAPYKTRDARVRKLLDLDPTFISFYEVFKHLHLKRQEWLDPFISGKVIKGRHLSGKTIYLVPAYDGFYRWLPRQQQALALLLERAAQDGKRSFHERANAMRSLAGMPDYRSNPLLEKMLQEPEIHIVEAALHAFSLAEEPEEALPVLLDHLDGDRARVAMYSIPKCARRVSPALLTSLLSKLLDREKLKITVRKEAVRLLGAYKSSESMTLLVREYEKPNRHKDVIIAIGHAARQCLDDERSWAMMSVMASSSDRDIARSLLNQYPDELPVEARLRYLQWITEIASHYDPMVSMEAFHAMARWGHVSAETIADCAVKALIDLQHGTHWKAALHALVTVCVDGKVNDQVVHVIRHLADAQVQSEWNAGSERDLPHRQRLLELIDRLVSLTPSVRSRLVPLYALIIEALQPFETLKLALTRLHLAAVDWGQPEQAVDRLQRVIDIVNAHGHVLESVDRQVQQTVMVSKGDWKPEQLLRIVDLLQVRPDMPSSYMELTLLKIAGEVLLWNEDCRNRLRNYRQHKHEAVRLRALDSWTTLE from the coding sequence ATGAAGAACAATCATACTCCGCTGAGTAAACAACTGGTTTTACAGCAATTGGACTCGCTTGGTTATTCGAACCGAATGAAAGAGATTGCCCGGCTGGGACGGAATCATCCGGCTCCTGAAAATTATGCTGCGCTGCTGATCGAGCTGCTGGATGGCGGAACTGCTTACGAGGCACATCTGGCGTTGACTGGCGCTGGTGCGGTACAGAATGCGCAGGTCGTTATACATGCACTGAAGCATCCCAAAGCCGGCGTTAGAGGCCGGGCAGCCGGGATGCTGGCGGATGTGGTCACCGATCCGGGTTATGCCATTGAATCCGAGATCGTGTCCATGTCGTATCACTGCCGTCATCTGCTGCTGCGAAGCATTGTGAAATATAACAGACAGAACTGGGCAGAACGATTGTTGCCGATTGTGTTGCAACGCTGGGGTGCAAAAGAAGCGGTTCTACTGCTGTACATATGCGGTGAAGAAACGGTCCGTGCGCAGCTTCCGAAGCTGGGATATGCCATTCGTAACTGGCGAATCATCACGACCCGTTACCCGGATCTGGTCTCCGCGTATCTGAAGGATGCCCTGAACAAGACTGCGGACAGTGGAAAGTCCAGTGTATGGTACATGATGAGTACAGCGGTAGAGAAGCTGGGTGTGTTCAGGCCATCCGCTCTATTGGACTTTGCGCTGCAGTATGGCCCGGAAGAGCTGATTCACCCTGTTATTAAAGATCAATTGGGCATTCTGATCCAGACGAGTCCTGAGCGTGTATTCGAACTTCTGACACGGGAGAAGACAAGGGCATATCTGCTGAACCATGGAATTCCGGCGGGCGTGTTGAAAAAAAGAAGATACTTCACCTCAGCCCAGTGGACCGCACTGGTAACGATGCTTGCAGAGGCACCTTATCAAGTGGCTAAGGTACTTGATACCCTTGCGCCATCCATCCGTGAAGCGCTGTTTGATGCGGCATACCCGGAACAGGAACGTAAGACGCGCATGTTCCCCACGGCTCTGCTCGATGTGCTGCCGCATCAGCTGCGCGACAAGGAAGCGGCCCGGATGCTAATGCTGCGTGAAATTCGGGAAGACCGGGGCAGAACACTGGAAATGACAGCACGTCGTCTAATTGCCGAAGCAAGAAAAACGCTGGAGCAGTCGGTTCAGGTATCCAATGCGGATGAGCGCGCTTTGGCATATTCCCGTCTTATTCAGAGCACGGCTCTATCCCGGCGCGGGATGGAGGAGACATTACACTTCCTGACAAGGGTGAAGAACGATCAGGACCCGGTACGCTTTACGGTCATGTCCGAATTGTCGAACTGTCCTGTTCCGATGTTCCAGGAAGAGCACATAGATCATCTGACTATACTGTTGGACAGTGTCATTGACGCCAGAGACACTTCGTACGGAACGAGAACGGCAGCGGAGAAGCTTGCTTTTGCTATCCTGCGAGAGCATGCACAGGACCCGGAATGTCGGCTGTTCCAATTTGCACTGCAAACGCTTAAGAGAATGGCTATGCGTGACGGACAATTTATGCTGTTTGCCAGGGATTGGGACAGCCTGCCTCAGACCGCATTAGAGACGCTGTTTGATGAGATCTATGCCTTGGGTATTGAAGCAAATAAACGGGAGAGTGACTATGTCGTCCTGCGGATGGCAGATGCATTTGGCAAAGCGATTGATCGTTTGCCTAAACTCCATGAACTGCTGGAGGAATTGGTGCAAGGTAAGAAGTCGGCTGCTCAAGCGGTCCGGTACTGGTTAGCACCATACAAGACAAGGGATGCACGTGTGAGGAAACTTCTGGACCTTGATCCGACCTTTATTTCGTTCTATGAAGTGTTTAAACATCTGCACCTGAAACGTCAGGAGTGGCTGGACCCGTTTATCTCCGGCAAAGTGATTAAAGGTAGGCATTTATCGGGTAAAACGATCTATCTCGTGCCAGCCTATGACGGATTTTACCGCTGGCTTCCGCGTCAGCAGCAGGCGCTGGCTTTGCTGCTTGAGCGTGCTGCGCAGGACGGCAAACGAAGTTTTCATGAACGTGCAAATGCGATGCGAAGTTTGGCGGGCATGCCGGATTACCGCTCGAATCCGCTGCTGGAAAAGATGCTGCAGGAGCCGGAAATACATATTGTTGAGGCAGCGCTGCATGCTTTTTCATTAGCGGAGGAACCGGAAGAGGCGCTTCCGGTGCTCTTAGATCATCTGGATGGGGACCGTGCACGAGTCGCGATGTATTCCATTCCGAAGTGTGCACGCAGGGTAAGCCCTGCGCTGCTCACTTCACTGCTCTCGAAACTTCTGGATCGTGAGAAGCTGAAGATCACGGTAAGGAAGGAAGCGGTTCGACTGCTGGGAGCGTATAAGAGCAGTGAGAGCATGACACTACTCGTCCGGGAGTACGAGAAGCCGAACAGGCATAAGGACGTCATTATTGCCATCGGTCACGCTGCCAGACAGTGTCTGGATGATGAGCGAAGCTGGGCGATGATGAGTGTCATGGCATCCTCTTCTGACAGGGACATCGCCCGAAGCCTGCTGAATCAATATCCAGATGAACTTCCGGTGGAAGCGCGTTTGCGATACTTACAATGGATTACTGAAATAGCGAGTCATTATGATCCGATGGTATCGATGGAAGCTTTCCATGCTATGGCTCGGTGGGGACATGTGAGTGCAGAGACTATAGCGGATTGTGCCGTAAAAGCACTGATTGATCTGCAGCATGGTACACACTGGAAAGCAGCGCTGCATGCTCTTGTCACGGTTTGTGTGGACGGGAAAGTCAATGATCAGGTCGTGCATGTGATCCGCCATTTGGCAGATGCACAGGTTCAGAGCGAATGGAATGCAGGCAGTGAGAGAGATTTGCCGCATCGCCAGCGTTTGCTGGAGTTGATTGATCGACTTGTTTCGTTAACTCCGTCTGTAAGAAGCAGGCTTGTACCATTATATGCATTGATAATTGAGGCCCTTCAGCCATTTGAAACCTTGAAACTGGCGTTAACTCGACTGCATTTGGCTGCGGTTGACTGGGGCCAGCCGGAACAGGCGGTAGATCGACTGCAAAGAGTCATAGATATCGTAAATGCCCATGGGCATGTCCTGGAATCGGTGGATCGCCAGGTACAGCAAACTGTGATGGTCAGCAAAGGAGACTGGAAACCGGAACAGCTTCTTCGCATTGTAGATTTGCTGCAGGTACGGCCGGATATGCCTTCCTCCTATATGGAGCTGACCCTGCTGAAAATTGCGGGAGAGGTTTTATTATGGAATGAGGATTGCCGTAATCGTCTAAGAAATTACAGGCAGCATAAGCATGAAGCGGTTCGGCTGCGGGCGCTGGACAGCTGGACGACTCTTGAATAA